CCGTCGACGCAGCTGTCGAGCAGGCTCTTCTCGCGCGCCATGGAGACCCCGCCGACGACCCCGCCGGCGATGGCGATCGCCGCGCCCGAGCCGAGGAGGACCCAGGTCCAGATCCTCCCGCCGCCCTCGGTCGCGGGTGGCGAGCCCGGCGGGGGGCCGGGCTCGACGCGATCGGGATCGACGTCGCCCGGCGCGGCGCCCTCGATCCTGACCACGACGCGCTGGCCGCCGGCGACCGTGACGCGCTCCCTATGGATCTCGGCGCCGTTGCACTTGGCCACCAGCTCGTGCTCTCCGAGATCGACGATCACCGGGCCGGCCAGGGGCAGCGAACCCTCCCGACGGCCGTCGACGAAGATCGTCGCCTCCTCCACGTCGGTCTCGATGACGAGCATGCCGACCAACCGGTTCAGCCGCGCGATCTCGGCCTTGACCTCCCGCTCGCGCTCGTCGGTCACGGCGTCCGCCCCCTCGGCCAGGTAGCTGACGTAGGCCTGGAGCGCGGCGGCGTAGTGGCCGAGCTGGTTCTGCGCCTGGGCGATGTTGTAGAGGATCTTGTAGCTCGGCTTGAGCTCGTAGGCCCTCTGGAAGGCGACCGCGGCCTGGTCGAACTTGCCCTCCTCGTACAGGGAGATCCCCTGCTCAAACTGGGCGCGGGCCTGGTCCTCGCCCGCCGCTGCGCTCGCGACAAAGGACACGAGCGCGGCGGTGAGCACCGTCAGCCTTGCCACATGTCTCATCTCGGCCTCCTGTGCACTGTCGCCCGACCAGGCGAGAGGATAACCCGTTCCGCGAGAGCCTGCCCAGGTTTTTGCCGCTCGATTCGTGCCGTCCGTGAAAATCTGCCGGCCGGCCGGAGAGGCCGGCGCGGTCAGGTCGCCTCGCCCAGCTCCGCGATCTGCTCGAGGAGATCGCTCGCCGGGGCGTCGTAGATCCGGTTGTCCGCGGCGCGGCCGATGCGGACGGACAGATCGAGGTGCTCCTTGGCCAGGTCGTACTTCTTGCGCTCGAAGTGGATGCGGCCGAGGAAGTAGTGGACCTGGACCTGCTCCCACACGGTGTTGCGCTCGTTCGCGACCGTGAGCGCGTGCTCGAGCTGGGTGAGCCCGTCGTTCGAGCCGAACTTCAGCGCGTCGATGAACGCGAGGAAGATGTTGTTCAGGTTGACGACGATGTCGTACCCGATCTCCTGCGCGACCTCCTGCGACATACGCAGGTAGGAGAACGCCTTGCGGTAGTCGCCGAGCTGCACGTAGTCGTCGCCGATGTTGTGCGCGTTCGCCGCGATCTGCTCCTTGAGGTCGTACTCCTTCGCGATCTCGAGCGCCTTCTGGCTGATCATGATGGATCGCTCGATGTCGCGCGCCATGTACCAGACCTGGGCCTGGCAGCGCTCGAAGATGCAGCGCGTCTCGGGCGCGAGCCCCGGGTTGACGAGCCTCTCCGCCGCCTGGATCGCCGCGATCGCGCCCTCGTGGTTGCCCGAGTTCCCGAGCGCCTTGGCGAGCTGCGAGAGGCTCACGACCTTCCGGTTCGGATCCGCCTCCGGCGGCCACAGGTCGGTCGCCTCGCGGTAGTAGAGCTCGGCCTTCTTCATGTCGCCGAGGATGATGTACACCTCGCCCGCGGTCGCGCGGACCTCGGCGCGCAGCCCCTGATCGCCGATCTCGTCGGCCAGCTCGATCGCGTGCTGGAAGTACTGCTGCGACGCGAAGTGGTCCGAGCGGGCCTGCAGCTCGGCCGTGATGCGCAGGATCTCGACGAGCGAGCGCTTGTCGCCGAGCTCTTCGGCGAGCTCCTCCGCGAGGCGCATCTTCTCGATGCCCATCGCGATCATGTTCGTCTTGACCGCGAGCGCGCCTATCGGGAGGTACAGCGACAGGATCCGCCTGGTGTCCGGGTGCGGCACGTTGTGCAAGAGGTCGAGCGCCTTGAGGTAGTAGTCGAGCGCCGAGCGGTGGGAGTAGTCGGAGGCGACCTTCTCGCCGGCGCGGATCAGGTAGTCGACCGCCTTGTTCCTGTCGCCGCCCTCGCGGTAGTGCACGGCGAGGCGCTCGACGAACTCGTCGATCCGGTCGGCGAAGGTGCTCTCGATGGCGGCCGCGATCGAGATGTGGATCTCCCGGCGATCGGACAGCACGATCCCCTGGTAGACGATGTCGCGCACCAGATCCGACGCGAACGAGAACTCGTTGGCCGAGATCCGGTTGAGCAGGCCGATCTCCTTGAGCCCGAACAGCATGGGCTTGAGATCCGCGAGCGGCACGCCGGTGACGCGCCCGAGCAGCGTCACGTTGAACCGCTGCCCCATGACCGCGGCGCGCTGCAGGAGCCCCTTCTGGTCGGCGGGCAGCCGCTTCACGCGGGCACTGACCAGCCCGCGCAGCGTCTTCGGCACGTCGACGAGCGCGCTGTCCGGGTTGTAGGTGACCTGATCGCCCTCCACGACGACCGCGCCGTTCGCGAGGAGCGTCTTGATGTACTCCTCGATGTACAGGGGGTTGCCGTCGCTCTTGAGCGCCACGTCCATGAGCAGGTCGTCCGGCGCCTTCTTCACGTCGAGGCGCGAGATCGCGAGCCGCTTCGAGTCCGACTCGGACAGCGGTCCGAGCTGGATCTCGGCGCACTGCGGATCGCCCTCCCACCCGTGGGCGAACCCGGTCCTGAGGCCGAGCGCGATCATCACCGACACCTGGCCGATGGAGCGCGACAGGTGGTGCAGGATCTCGAGCGACTCCTTGTCGATGTACTGTAGATCGTCCCAGAAGAAGATCGTGAGCCGGTCCGCGGCGAGGCTCGTCGCCGCGCGGATCAGCGACGACCTGAGCTGTCGCCCGCGCTCCTCGGGGCCGGTCGCGAGATCCTTGGAGGCGCCGAGCAGCACCGACACCGCCTGGACCTCCTCGGGGATGAGCCCGAGCTCGCGGAGGCGCTCGAGCTTGAGCTTGAGCTCGCCCTCGGGCTCGATCTCGCTCAGCGCGAGGATGGAGCGGAACATCGACGCGACCGCGGAGTACGGCGTCGCGTTGCGCCACGGGACGCAGGTCGCCTCGTGCCACCCGATCTCGTGGCCGCCCGCGAGCAGGCGGCGCTGCACCTCGTGGAGGATGCGCGTCTTGCCGGTGCCGGCGTCGCCTATCAGCGCGAGCACCTGTCCCGCGCCGCGGCTCACCGACGCGAGCAGCTCGCCTATCTGGCGCAGCTCGTCGCGGCGGCCGAACAGCCTGCCGTACGACTCGGCGACCGGCCTGCGCCCGCTGATCTTGAACACGGAGAGATCGACCCCGCCGACCGCGACGGTGGTCACCTCCTCGAAGAAGAAGCTGCCCTGCGCGAGATCGCGCCCCGCGGACGACGTGCACACCCAGCCCACGCCGCGCTTGGCGAGCTCCCGCCCAGCCGCGAGCGCCTTGAAGTAGGCGTCGTCCTCGCGCGGCCTCGAGCCGCCGCCGACGACGATCTTGTCCGGGTGCACGCCGATGCCGATCTGGAGCTTCGCCCCCGGAGTCCCCTCGGTCACCGTGGGCAGGATGCGCTGCAGCTTGAGCGCCGCGTTGATCGCGTCCTGCGTGTCGCGGCCGTCCGCGACGTCAACGCCGTACAGCGCGACGAGGAGATCGCCGCGCTCCTCCACCACCACGCCGCCGCCCTCGACGAGGACCTCGGCGAGCTTGCGCACCGAGTCCTTGGGGGGCGTCGGGCCGATCATCTCGACCGCGACCACGGTCACGTCCCGCATCTCCGCAGCGAGGCTGCGCGTCCCGGTGGTGGTCGTCGTGTGCTCGCCCGCCGTCGGAGCCGGCACCTGGACCGAGGTGATCTCCGCGGGCAGCTCGAGCCCGGCCTGCGACGTGTTCGTCGCCGCGGTCGCGCCGCCGCCGAGCGCCGCCACGAGGTTCTCCGCCTCGCCCTCTCGGGAGCGCTTCTCCTCCTCCTCGGTGACGCGGGTCTCCTGCAGGAACGAGGCGACGGAGTGCGCGCCGACCCGCGCCCCGATCGTGTACAGGAACGAGATCAGCGCCTCGTACAGCTCGCCGGCGTCGCGGAACCTCTCGGCCGGGTTCGGCGCCATCGCCTTGGCCACGATGTCGCAGATCTCCTGCGGCGCGTTCTGGCCGAACGGCGTGTCCTTCAGGGGCGGGTACGTCCGCGACTGGATCTTGTGGATCACCTCGGCCGCCTTGAGGCCGCGGAACGGGTTGATCGACGTGATCGCCTCGTACAGCACGACGCCGAGCGCGAAGATGTCGACGCGCCTGTCGTGGGGCTTGGCGAGCGCCTGCTCCGGCGCCATGTAGGCGTACTTGCCCTTCACCGAGCCCGGCTCCTCCTCGGAGAGCGTGGTCTTGGCCTTGGCGATGCCGAAGTCGGTGATCTTCACCTCGCCCTCGTACGAGAGCAGGACGTTGTGGGGGCTGATGTCGCGGTGGATGATGTTGAGCGGCTCGAGGTTCTGCCCGCGCCGCCTGTGCGCGTAGTCGAGCCCCTTGGCCACCTCGCTGCCGATGTACGCGGCGAGCTCCAAGGGCACGCTGCGGCCGAGGGTCTCGCAGCGCTTGATGAACGTGGACATGTCCTGGCCCTGCACGTACTCCATCGCGATGTAGTACGAGTCCCCGACCTTGCCGAGATCGAACACCTGCACGATGTTGGCGTGGTTCAGGGAGACCGCGATCTTGGCCTCGTTGATGAACATGTCGACGAACCGCTCGTTGTCGGTCAGCGTCGGCAGGATGCGCTTGATGACCAGCAGCTTTTCGAACCCCTCGACACCGTACGACTTGGCCTTGAAGACCTCGGCCATGCCTCCGCGTCCGAGCAGCTCGAGCAGCTGGTACTTGCCGAAAATCACGGGTCAGATCCTTCGTCTCACGGGCGCGCCGACAAACGCCCCCCGAATTCGTGCCCCTTGGACACGTTCTCGTACCTCTTTAAACAACGGCGGCTCAATAAGATCAAACCGCCAAACGCCGCAACAGTTAAGTGCTCCTGAACAAATATTTTCTGCACAGAATTCCCCACCCCCCGCGAAAAGCCCCTATTTCCCGGACACTGCGTCGAGCAGCGCGCGGGAGAACCGAGTCACCTTCCCCACGGTTTCAATCGAGACGCACTCGGCCGGAGAGTGCGGCCAACGTATCGTCGGTCCGAAGGAGATCATGTCGATGCCCGGGTACTTCTCCCCGATGATGCCGCACTCGAGCCCGGCGTGGATCGCCGTGAACTTGGGCTCCGTGCCGAACTCCTTGATCCAGGCGCTCTTCGCCACCGCGAGGAGCGGCGACGCCATGTTCGGCTGCCAGCCCGGGTAGCCCTTGTTCGACTCCACGGCCGCGCCCGCGAGCGCGCCGACGGAGCGGATCTGCGCAACCACGCCGTCGAGCGCCGACATGTTCGACGACCTCGAACTCGCCAGGATCGACAGCGCGTCCTTCTCCGTCCGGACGCGGGCGACGTTCGAGGAGGTCTCGACGAGCCCCGGAAGATCGCGCGACATGGCGAGCACGCCGTGCGGCAACGCGAGCAGCAGGCGGGCGGCGGCCATCGTCGAGGCGTCGGTGAGCGCCTCGGCCGGCGCCTGGGCCTCGCGCGTCGCGGTGAGCTGGAGATCCGGCTCCGCGGACGCGAACTCGGTGCGGAACCCGGCGAGCAGCTCGGCGCAGCGGCTCTCGAACGCGGCGGCCCCTTCGGCGGGGATCGCGACGAGCGCGAACGCCTCGCGCGGGATGGCGTTGTGCTTGTCGCCGCCCTCGATCGCGACGAGCCGGATCGGGGCCGCGTCGGCGGCGGCGAGGATCGCCCTCGCGACGAGCCGGATCGCGTTGCCCCGGTTCAGCACGATGTCGAGGCCGGAGTGCCCGCCGCGCAGGCCCTTGACGTCGATGCGGTACGCCGCGTGGCCCTTCGGGAGCGGGCCGCGGGAGATCGGGAGGCGCGTGTGCGTGTCGCGGCCGCCCGAGCAGCCGACGTAGAACACCCCCTCCTCCTCGGAGTCGAGGTTGGCGAAGAGCTTGCCCGTGACGAAGCCCGGCTCGAGCCCGTTCGCCCCGTTCAGCCCGGTCTCCTCGTCGACCGTGAACAGGAGCTCGAGCGGCCCGTGCTGCGCGGCCTTGTCCTCCATGAGCGACAGCGCGATCGCGACGCCGATGCCGTTGTCCGCGCCGAGCGTGGTGCCGTCGGCCTTGAGCCAGTCGCCGTCCCGGACGAACGACACCGGATCCTTCTCGAAGTCGAACACCTTGTCGGAGTTCTTCTCGCACACCATGTCGAGATGCCCCTGGAGCACGACGACCGGCGCCTTCTCGCGGCCGGGCGAGGCCTTCACGCGCACGACGACGTTGCCGACCGCGTCGCGCTTCGCCTGGCAGCCGGCCTCCTCGGCCCACTGCACGACCGCCGCCGAGAGGGCGGCCTCGTTTCGCGATCCGTGCGGGATGCGGCGGATGCGCTCGAAGTACTTCCAGACGGCCTTGGGCTCGAGGTTTTCGACGGAGTATGACATCTGGGCTCTCCTTGCTCGGCGCGAGAACGCGGTATGGGGCGACCGCCGTCGCGCGGTCGTTTCGCGGGCGCCAATATACAATGTCGGCGTGCGCGGCACTATACGCAATGTGCGCATTCGAACATGGATGCGTCGCGCCGCCCGGATCAGGCGCGGATCCGCAGGCTGCCCTCGCAGAAGATCGTGTCGGCCGCGCCCTCGTCCGCGACCGCGCCCGCCCGGACGAGGCAGCGTTCGAGCGTCACCCCGGCACCGACCCGCGCGCCCCGCTCGACCACCGTGCCGCCGAGGAGCGCGGCGCCCTCCCCGACGATCGCGCCCTCCCCGACGTGGAAGCCCGCCGCCGGCGGCCCGTAGCCCTCGAGGCGGATCCTCCCGGACGCGAGGCCGACGTTCGCGTCGAGGTAGCTGCGCGGGGTGCCGAGATCGACGAACGCGCCGGGGTCGACGCAGGCGCCGAGCGGTCCGCCGTCGCGCACGAGCTTCATGTAGGCGCCGCGGACGATGCACCCGCTCTCCGGGAGCAGCGCGAAGATCTCCGGCTCGAGGACGTGCACCCCCGTGAACATGTGCAGCGCGAGACCGCCCCTGTCGGCCCCGACGTCGACGAGGCGGCGCACGCGGCCGTCGCCGTCGATCCCCACCGCGCCGAGGCGCTCCGCCTCGGGATCGCGCCGCACGACCATGGTCGCGATCGCGCCGCTCGACCTGTGTGCGTCAACCGCGGCCTCGAGATCGGGCGCGAACAGGGCGTCCCCGTTGACGACGCAGAACGTCCTCTCGCCGAGCAGGCCCCGCGCGCGCCGGATGCCGCCGCCGGTGCCCAGGATCTCGGGCCGCTCCTCCGAGTACTCGATCGAGACGCCGAGCGCGGCGCCGTCGCCGAGGAGCGCGCGGATCACCTCGGGACGATGGTGGAGGTTGACGACGATCTCCGTGATGCCGATTCTCGCGAGGTGCGCGATCGTGCGCACGATGTTGGGCACGTCGACCACCGGCAGGGCGGGCTTGGGCGTTCGATCCGTGAGCGGGCGCAGGCGCGTTCCGAGGCCGGCGGCGAGGATCATGGCGCGCATGCGGGCACTCTAACGCCATTCCGCGTTTCCTGGTACGTTTCACGGCGTGTCGAGGCAGCGAACGAAGCGCACGACGACCTTCCTCGCCGTGGCCGCGTTGGCGATGGCGTGCGGGCACGTCGCGGCGCCGCCCTCGGGCGCGGCCGAGGAGACCTCTTCCGAGAAGGCCGACCTCGCGAGAAGGATGGCGGCGATCCAGCGCTCCCTCTCGGCGGTCGGGTACGCGCCGCTTCCCGCGCGCGTCTTCGCGGAGATCGCCGAGGGCGGGAGCTGCGCGCTCGAGCTCACGCCCGGTGCGGGTCGCGTCGTCGCCGTGGCGATAGGCGCGCCCGACGCCCTCTCCATGGATCTCGCGGTGACGGCCGAGGGCGACGGGGAGGAGCTCGCGTCCGACGTCTCCAGGGCCCGGCGCGCCGCGGTGTCGTTCGCGGCCCGCGCCGACACGCCGTACACGATCACCGCGACCGCGGTCGCCGGCTCCGGAACGGCCGCCGTCGCGGTTTTCGGCGCAGCGCTCTCGGCGACCCCGCCTCCGCTCGCAACGCTGTTCGACGCCGACCCGGCGCCGCGCCTCTCCTGGGCGGAAATCGAGAACCTCCTGCGCGCCGACGGGTACGAGCCCGAGGGCGAGCCCGTCGATTTCGATTCGGCGGAGGCCGCGCACCGATCGTTCCCGTTCGGGATCCGGGCGGGCCGATGCTACTCCTTCGTCGCGCTCGGGAGCGGCGGCGTCGATGCGATCGAGCTGCGCGTGAGCGTCTTTGCGGAGCTGCTCTCGGCCGACCTCGCGGAGCGCTACCACGCGTGGGCGCAGCTGTGCGCCGAGGAGGACGCGACGGTCCGCGCGTCGATCGACGTCTCGAAGGGAGCGGGCCACGCGCGGCTCGGGCTGTTCGCGGCTCCGCGGGACGCCGTCGCGGATCTCAACGGGCCGAGGATCCGCCCGGCCGTCCGCGTCCGTACCCTGGACGCCGCCCTCCGCAGCGCCGGCGCGGTCGTCGAGCGACGCGGGTACGGACCGGCCGAGCGGTTGACGACGGCGGTCATCGAAGGCGCCGGTGGGCGCGTGGAGGTGCCGCTCCCCTCCGAACCGAGCGGCTGCTACGCGCTGGTCGCCGCGGCCGAGGACGCCGGGGCGGACGTCGATCTGCAGATCGTCCTCGAACGGCGCTCCGATGCGAAACAGGCGCTCGAGCTCACGGATCCCTCGGACGGCCCCGACTCGCGGATCGCGGTCTGCCACGGGGACGACGTGCGGGCTTCGGCGACCCTGATCGCGGTCCGCGGCGGCGGTCCGGTGGGGGTAGCGAAGCACGTGCTCCCCGACATCGCGATCGAAGCCGGAGGAAAGGAGCCGCCGCTCGCCGCGCGTGAAGCCGCGGCGCGGCTCGGCCGCGTGGGCCTCGCGCCGGCCGGATCCGGCCCTTCGGTGCGCTCGAAGGGCGGGCTGTGCTACGGCGCGATCGCCTTCTCGCCAGGCGGACGGATCTCGCGCCTCGCCGCCCGGGAGCGCGGCGCGGGGGATCACGCCACCGAGTGGTCGGGCGACGACGAAGGGCCGGAGGTCACGTGGTGCGCGGAGGAGGACGCCGACTACGACGTCGAAGCGACCGCGATCGGCGAAGGCGCGGGACCGCCCGTGATCGTCGTGTTCGCAGCCGACCGGTAGAGGCGGTTCACGAACCGCCCTTGCAGACGTTCGGTACCTACAGCCGTTCGTCGAGCAGCTCCGCCAGCTCGACCGCGTCCATCCGCTTGCCGTCGACGATGTAGGTCGGCGTGTCGGAGACCCGTTTGCGGCGCGCCTCGGACCAGATCGCCTTGGCCCGCTCGATCGTCCCCGGTTCGCTGAGGCACGCCTCGAACGCCGCGACGTCCAGCCCGAGCGCCCGGGCGGTCTCGGCCGAGTAGGCCTCGCGCTCGGGGCCGGTGAGCGGGCGCGGGTTCGACATCACCGCGTCGTTCCACCGCCAGAACGCGCCCTGATCGGCCGCGCAGAGCCCGGCGCGCACGAGCTCGCAGCTCCGGAGCTTGCGGCCGGGCCTCGCCGCCGTGCACTGCATGCGCGCGTAGTCGTGGCGGACGAGCCGGACGCTGCCCTGGTGGAGGACGAGCTGCCGCCGCAGCCACTGGTGCGCCTCGGGACAGTGCGGGCATTCGTAGTCCACGTACTCGTGAACGGTGATCTCGGGCTCGGCGGCGCCGATCCAGGGCCAACCCTCCGCGGTCCTCCCCCTATCGGCGGCGAAGTATCCCGAGCTCCACGAGAAGAGCCAATAGTAGATCACGGCGGCGGCCACGAAGAGCACGCACGCCGCGACGATCAGCGCTCGCCGCAGGCGCGAGCCGCCGCGCCTCTCCTTCGGGGTGTCTCCGCTCATTTCCCGGCCTCCGCGTCCAGGCCAAGCAGCACCGCGGCGCCGTCCAGGACCCTGAAGAGCCCGCGCGTCCTGTCGATGACCGGCTCGGGCCACTCGGCGGGATCCGAGCCCGACGTGTCCCGCTCCTCGATCGGGATCAACCCGTCGAGGAGCTCGAGCGCCTCCTCGAGCGCCGGCCGGATGCACGACATCGAGCCCGCCGCGATCTCGTACTCGCCTCCGGTCGCCTCGGAGGCGAGCCAGCTCACACGCGCCCGCATCGCGAAGAGCGGAAGACCGGCGCGCTCGTCCGGAACCCCGGCGGCGACGAGATCCTCGTGATCCGTGACCGCGTACGGCCTGGCCGCGGCGTCCGCCGGCTCGACGAGGTCCTCCGGCTCGATCTCCCCCACGGGATCCACCCCGTCGACGAGCAGCGAGAGGCGCCCGAAGTCGGCCTGGAACGCGGTGAGCGCGCGCTCGAGCAGCGCGGCGAGATCGACGAGCGCCGCCGCGTCGCCTGTGAACGCCGCGCCGAGCTCGACGTGGACGCGAGCCGTGGCGGGCTCGCACGCCATGTACGCCCACGCGAGATCCTTCGCGACCTCCTGGCAGGCGAGCACGCCCGAGCACCGGCTCGGCATGTCGCACCCTTCGGGCCGCACGTGCCCGCGGCACGCGCCGTCGCACACCCCGCCCGCGCAGTCGCCGCGGCACACTCCCGCGCAGCCGGTCTCGGGGTCCGCCTCGACGCGGCAGCTGCCGTAGCAGATGCCGTCGCAGTCGAAGGGCGCGGCGGAGCTGCACGTGCCGTCGCAGTTCCCCGGGCACGCGCCGTCGCAGGCCCCGTCCGCCGTGTACGAGGAGCACCCGGCGCTGCACGTCCCGCGGCACCGGCCCGCGCAAGGGCCGACGGATCCGCCCGCGCACGTCCCGACGCAGCGGGAGAGGCACTCCTCCGGATCGGCGCCCGCGTCGACCTCCTGGTAGCAGAACCCGCCGCACGCGTCCTCCGCGTCCGAGCCGCTCTCCGTCGCGCACCTCCCGACGCACAGCCCCGCGCACGAGGCGAGCGCCTCCTCGCAACCCGATCCCACGTAGCAGCCGCTCGACAGCTCGCACGAGATCTGCCGCTCGAGGGCGAGCCCCATGTCCGCGAAGCAGCGCGGCGCCTCCAGCTCGATGACGGTGGCGACGCCCACCTGCTCGAAGAGGGCGGCCCGCAGCAGCGCCGCGATCTGCTCGACGTCGGCGGCGGTCGCATGCAACGTCCCGGAGGGACCCTCCGCGTGCGCGTACCCGACGGCGTGTGCCAGGGCGTCCACGTTCGCGTCAAAGCCGGCCTCGGCGCGCCGCCCCCACTGCCACGCCCGGACCGCGGCCTCGATCTCGCCGTCCAGCCGCGGATCCCCCGAGACGTTCACCGCGCCCGCGGACGGGACGCCGCACGGCGCGCACGCCTCGAGCGTCTCCTCGCAGCCCGCCGAGGACAGCGCCGCCCCGGCGAGGAGCGCGCAGAAGGCGAGGCGCCTTGTCGATTCACCGTTCATGGCGCGGAATTATACACGGAGCGCGCGCAAGTAAAAGTCATCGCAGACGATCTTCCTTTTCCCGGGCACTCATTGCCACTATTCAACGGTTGACAAACTGCAACCATTGACACATGTTCCTCCGGTGAACCGCGAGGAGGCGCGCATGGTCAAGAAAGTCGACGCCAGGACGGCCCGCGACCTGAACGAGCTGCTCCACGAGATGATGGTGTCGTTCGGCCACTCGTCCGGGTCCGACATCGTCGCCGTCGTCAACGAGGCCGACCTGACCCTCCCCCAGATCATCATCCTCGGGCTGCTGCAGGACGGTCCCCAGACCGTGTCCCGCCTCTCGGAGATGCTCCGGCTGACGCCGGGCGCGGTGAGCCGGCTCGTCGATCGCATGGTCCGCAAGGGGCTCGTCAGCCGCCGGGAGGGGAACGACGACCGCCGGCAGAAGGTGCTCAGCCTGACCCCGGCGGGGCGGCGCCTGCGCGAGCGCGTCGAGCGCGCCTCGACCGGCAGCTTCGCCGCCGCGCTGTCGGAGCTGGATGCCGCCTTGGCCATCGAGCTGAAGAACGTCCTCAAGCGCCTCGTCGCGGCGTTGTGCTCGCGCGCATCCACCACCGAGAGATGACCACCATGAGCAGAATTCTCTCCCTCGCGCTCCTCATCGCTCTCGCCCTCGCCGGCTGCGCCGTGAAGGACGCCGACGCCGTCGCGCTGCCCCCGGCGACCGCGAACGCTTCCGTCGCGGTAGCGGACGAGCCGCGCCCGGACGGTGGCCAGGACGTGGGCGAGGTGGCCTCCGAGACGACCGCCGACGGCGTCCCCTACTCCGGCACGATCGAGGCGCACCGCCGCTCGACGCTGTCGCCCAAGATCTCGTCGACGGTCGCCAAGGTCCACGTCCGCGAAGGTGACCGCGTCCGGGGGGGGGATCCGCTCGTCACCTTCGATCTCCGGGACGTCAACCTCAGGCTCCGCCAGGCGCGCGCCGCCCTCGAGGGCGCGAAGATCCAGCGCGAAGCCGCCGAGGACGAGTGGAGGCGCATCAGGGCGCTCAAGGACAGCCAGGCCGTGTCCCAGGCGCAGTTCGACGGCGTCGAGTTCAAGAAGCGCGGCGCCGAGGTCGGGGTCGCGAGCGCAGAGATCGCCGTGGAGATGGGCCAGAAGGCGGTGCGCGACTCGGTCGTCCGCGCCCCGTACGACGGCGTGATCGTCCGCCGCATGGTCAACGAGGGCGACTACGCCCAGACGATGCCGCCGACGCCGCTCATCGTCATCGAGGAGACGGGCGTCCTCGACTTGCGGATCCTCGTGTCCTCCTCGGAGATGAACAAGATCCGCGAGGGCGATCCGGTGGCGATCAGCCTCCCGAGCCTCGGGCGATCGATCCGGGCGACCGTGACCCGGATCGTCGCGTCCGTCGACGCGCGCACGCGCAACTTCGCGGTGATCGTCGAGATCCCGAACCCCGAGGGCGCGCTCCTGCCCGGCCTCTTCGCCGAGGCGCGCTTCGAGGGGGCGGCGGCGGCCGCGACGGCGCCATGAAGCTCGCGGAGGTCTCGATCCGCCGCCCGGTACTGGCGACGGTGATGATGGCGGTGCTCGTCGTCTTCGGCGTCACCGCCTACCCCAAGCTCGGCCTCGACATGATGCCCGACGTCGACATGCCGGTCGTCATGGTCACGGCCGTCTACCCCGGCGCCGATCCGGAGACGATCGAGAGCAAGGTCGTCGAGAAGCTCGAGGAGGCGGTGTCGACCGTCAACGGGATCAAGATCCTGCGCTCGACGAGCACGGAGAGCGTCGGCTTCCTCACGATCCAGTTCGAGCTCGAGCGCAACGCCGACCAGGCGATCCAGGACGTCCGCGACAAGATCCAGACCGCGCTCGTCGACCTCCCCAAGGACCTCGAGCCGCCGCAGGTCGTGCGCTTCGACTTCAACGCGGCGCCGATCCTGATCCTCGCCCTCCGCGGCGAGGGGATCGCGACCGGCGAGCTGACCCGGATCGCCGACCAGGAGGTCCGCCAGGAGCTGCAGAGCATCAACGGCGTGGGCGGCGTCGAGGTCGTCGGCGGCCAGGAGCGCGAGTTCCACGTCTACCTGGACCCGGCCAGGCTCGAGGAGAACGGGCTGACCGCGGCCGACGTCGTGCAGGCGCTCGGCTCGCAGAACCTCGAGTTCCCTGGCGGCCGCGTCGACGTCGGCGGCCGCGAGCTCACGGTCAAGACCCGGGGACAGGTGCGGGGCCGCGAGGAGCTCGAGGGCATGATCCTGACGGCCTCGAGCGGCGCCCCGGTGCGCGTCGGCGCCGTGGCCCGCGTCGTAGACGGCGTGGAGGAGATGCGCAGCTACTCGAACCTCGAC
Above is a genomic segment from Pseudomonadota bacterium containing:
- a CDS encoding protein kinase — encoded protein: MIFGKYQLLELLGRGGMAEVFKAKSYGVEGFEKLLVIKRILPTLTDNERFVDMFINEAKIAVSLNHANIVQVFDLGKVGDSYYIAMEYVQGQDMSTFIKRCETLGRSVPLELAAYIGSEVAKGLDYAHRRRGQNLEPLNIIHRDISPHNVLLSYEGEVKITDFGIAKAKTTLSEEEPGSVKGKYAYMAPEQALAKPHDRRVDIFALGVVLYEAITSINPFRGLKAAEVIHKIQSRTYPPLKDTPFGQNAPQEICDIVAKAMAPNPAERFRDAGELYEALISFLYTIGARVGAHSVASFLQETRVTEEEEKRSREGEAENLVAALGGGATAATNTSQAGLELPAEITSVQVPAPTAGEHTTTTTGTRSLAAEMRDVTVVAVEMIGPTPPKDSVRKLAEVLVEGGGVVVEERGDLLVALYGVDVADGRDTQDAINAALKLQRILPTVTEGTPGAKLQIGIGVHPDKIVVGGGSRPREDDAYFKALAAGRELAKRGVGWVCTSSAGRDLAQGSFFFEEVTTVAVGGVDLSVFKISGRRPVAESYGRLFGRRDELRQIGELLASVSRGAGQVLALIGDAGTGKTRILHEVQRRLLAGGHEIGWHEATCVPWRNATPYSAVASMFRSILALSEIEPEGELKLKLERLRELGLIPEEVQAVSVLLGASKDLATGPEERGRQLRSSLIRAATSLAADRLTIFFWDDLQYIDKESLEILHHLSRSIGQVSVMIALGLRTGFAHGWEGDPQCAEIQLGPLSESDSKRLAISRLDVKKAPDDLLMDVALKSDGNPLYIEEYIKTLLANGAVVVEGDQVTYNPDSALVDVPKTLRGLVSARVKRLPADQKGLLQRAAVMGQRFNVTLLGRVTGVPLADLKPMLFGLKEIGLLNRISANEFSFASDLVRDIVYQGIVLSDRREIHISIAAAIESTFADRIDEFVERLAVHYREGGDRNKAVDYLIRAGEKVASDYSHRSALDYYLKALDLLHNVPHPDTRRILSLYLPIGALAVKTNMIAMGIEKMRLAEELAEELGDKRSLVEILRITAELQARSDHFASQQYFQHAIELADEIGDQGLRAEVRATAGEVYIILGDMKKAELYYREATDLWPPEADPNRKVVSLSQLAKALGNSGNHEGAIAAIQAAERLVNPGLAPETRCIFERCQAQVWYMARDIERSIMISQKALEIAKEYDLKEQIAANAHNIGDDYVQLGDYRKAFSYLRMSQEVAQEIGYDIVVNLNNIFLAFIDALKFGSNDGLTQLEHALTVANERNTVWEQVQVHYFLGRIHFERKKYDLAKEHLDLSVRIGRAADNRIYDAPASDLLEQIAELGEAT
- a CDS encoding tetratricopeptide repeat protein, which encodes MRHVARLTVLTAALVSFVASAAAGEDQARAQFEQGISLYEEGKFDQAAVAFQRAYELKPSYKILYNIAQAQNQLGHYAAALQAYVSYLAEGADAVTDEREREVKAEIARLNRLVGMLVIETDVEEATIFVDGRREGSLPLAGPVIVDLGEHELVAKCNGAEIHRERVTVAGGQRVVVRIEGAAPGDVDPDRVEPGPPPGSPPATEGGGRIWTWVLLGSGAAIAIAGGVVGGVSMAREKSLLDSCVDGHCPPSEREEGDSIKRLSLTADVLYGVGAACLVTGIILFFVEPDEEPEPAIAVTAMEVAGGGFGLTLDARF
- a CDS encoding aminoacyl-histidine dipeptidase; the protein is MSYSVENLEPKAVWKYFERIRRIPHGSRNEAALSAAVVQWAEEAGCQAKRDAVGNVVVRVKASPGREKAPVVVLQGHLDMVCEKNSDKVFDFEKDPVSFVRDGDWLKADGTTLGADNGIGVAIALSLMEDKAAQHGPLELLFTVDEETGLNGANGLEPGFVTGKLFANLDSEEEGVFYVGCSGGRDTHTRLPISRGPLPKGHAAYRIDVKGLRGGHSGLDIVLNRGNAIRLVARAILAAADAAPIRLVAIEGGDKHNAIPREAFALVAIPAEGAAAFESRCAELLAGFRTEFASAEPDLQLTATREAQAPAEALTDASTMAAARLLLALPHGVLAMSRDLPGLVETSSNVARVRTEKDALSILASSRSSNMSALDGVVAQIRSVGALAGAAVESNKGYPGWQPNMASPLLAVAKSAWIKEFGTEPKFTAIHAGLECGIIGEKYPGIDMISFGPTIRWPHSPAECVSIETVGKVTRFSRALLDAVSGK